Below is a window of Pyrobaculum aerophilum str. IM2 DNA.
TTATCGATTAGCGACTTATTAGAAGGTCTAAGCCGTCTCCAGATACCCGTGTTAGTATCATCAACAACTATCTTTGACGCATGGTCGGCGTTGGCTAAACGGGCAATACGGCAAGATCTCTTGCCAGCTAAGATAATTAGTATGATTGAAAGTTTTATCTCGTCGCCTAGCAATATCATTGTGTTAATTCACAAGGCTACTCCTCTAGTAGAGGGAAGGCTCAATATCAAGTGGGAGCCGTTGACTCATGAAGATGTATATGCGGCAAGCGAGGCCACCAGTACGAATATGCTAAAAGAGTTGGGAATTCACGACATTTTCATAGTATCTACCGCCAAGAGACTTGGCGCGTATTTACTAACTGCGGACCGAAAACTACGTTTTTTGAAATATGCCGTGCTAGATAAGGGAGTTATGGTGGTAATACCGTGTTCATGGGTTATAGCTTCATACTATCGTAAACACGTAGGGCCTCGCTATGTGCAGTCGCAAAGAGCCGTCGATATATTCCAGTATGTAGTAGAGAAGGAGTCAAGAATAAAGAGTTTAGTGAATAGATTTGAACAGTGTATGAGATGAGAAAGGATATCTCCCGCTGGCAGGGGAAACCTCCAAGAGGCGTGGCGTCTGCATCGTAAAGGGGGGACAGTAAGTAATACTACTCCCGTCTTACAACTTTCTCTTTTGACAAAGCGCTCTCTATGGCCTCAAGCTTTCTCAAGGCGTTGGCGCAATTGAGAATGTATATAGTAGTCCCGTTGATTTTTGCCGATTTTATATATCCGTTATTCTCCAGCCAGAAGAGGTGCCACTGGGCGGCTCCCCAGGTAATGCCTAGATCTTTAACTACATCTGTGACCGTCGTATAGCCCTGGGTTGCTATTTTTCTAAGGATTTGAACCTTGACGTTATCAAGCATTGCCATACAAATTTTCCTCAGTTATATTTTTTCCGGAGATCTGTTTATAACTGGGGTTTTATATAATAATGCCCCTGGCGTGGGGCGTCGAGGCGCCGCCACGGCCGCTGTGAAAACGCCCCCTCCAAGGGGCGCACAATTTAAACACATGTCTCATTTAAACTGTGGACATAGTAGTATCAGCATCGACGTTAGGACTGCTGGGAGGATTAGTGGTTCTGCTCACGTTTTTCGGCCGCATCCCGCCCTGGCTTGGATACCCCATAGGTGGGGGCTTGCTCTCTATTTACGTGCTTATCCTCGTCGTTGGCTTAAAGGCGTCTCGGGAGTTTAGGAAGAGGCCGCCCCCCACGGCCAGCGTCGTTGGCAAGAGGGGGGTGGTGGTGGAGGCGGAGGCCGGGTGGGCGCTGGTAAAAATCGAGGGCGCCTACTGGAAGGCGTATTGCAACGGCTGTGCCCCCGGAGACGTCGTCGAGGTGGTTAGGGTAGGCGACGCGGGGGTGGAGGTAAGGAGGGTTGGATGATTCCCCTAGTGGTTTTGGCGCTTGTAGTGGCGGCGATTATATTACATTTATTATGGCCTTTCCTCGCGGGGAGGGGAGGCGCCTACAGTACGTCGAGCGTAAGTGCGACTGAGTGGGCGTTTAGACGCATTGGAGTGGCGGGGAGGAGGGTGTACGACTTGGGTTGCGGCTACGGCGTAATACTCGCGCTTGCGAAGAGAATGGGAGCAGTGCCCATCGGCGTAGAGATCGACCCGTTGCGGTGGCTGATATGTTCCCTACGCTGTAGGTGCAGAGTTATTCTAGGGGATATGTTCCAAGTCCCCCTCGCCGATGCCGACGTTGTATACATATTCCAGTGGCCATCTGTTAACGCGCGTCTCGCTGAGAAATTCCTCAGCGAGTTGAGGCCTGGGGCATACGTCGTGTCGTATATGTGGGAAGTGCCCCGCCTTAAGCTCGTGGCCTACGAACCTGTCCTCAAGATCTATATTTATCAAGTTTAAAGCTTTTAATCAGTGGGCTTTTAATGCCTATGAGCGAGCTGTCAAGCCTCTTTATAAAGATGGCGGAGAAGTGGCAGGCTAAGTGGGCCGAGGCGCGGGTGTACGAGCCCGAGCCTAGGCCCGGGGCGGCTAAGTTTTTCGTAACAGCGGCATATCCCTATCCCAACGGCGCTATTCACATTGGCCACGGGCGGACGTATTTAATTGCCGACGTGTTGGCGCGTTTTCACAGACACATGGGCCGCGTCGTTCTATTCCCCATGGGATTTCACTACACGGGCACTCCGATATTGACCATCGCAGAGGCAATTGCCTCAGGCGACGCGACTGTTATTGAGGAGTACATGGCGATATACGGAGTCCCTAAAGATGAGATTGAAAAAATGGGCAACCCCCTGTACCTGGCCCGGTACTTCCACGAGCAGTCAAAAAGGGCGATGCAGAAATTCGGCCTAGGCATTGACTGGACTAGGGAGTTCACGACTATCGACCCCGAGTACCAGCGCTTCATACAGTGGCAGTTTGAAAAGCTCAGGGAGAGGGGGCTGATTGTGAGGGGGAGACATCCCGTCGGCTGGTGCCCCCGCCACTCAATGCCAGTGGGCGCTCATGACACAAAAGACGACAAAGAGCCCGAGATCGGCCAGTGGACGTTGATTTACTTCGCCGATGGGGAGGGGCTTGTCTTTCCTGCGGCGACGCTCAGGCCAGAGACGGTGCTGGGCGTTACAAATATGTGGATTAACCCAGACGCCGAATACGCCGTTATTGAGCACAACGGCCGCAAAATGGTAGTGAGTAAAGACGCGGCTTTTAGGCTGTCTTTCCAGGGGGATGTGAGGATTTTGAGAGAGGCCAGGGGGAGGGAGTTTGTAGGCCGCTCCGTCCAGAACCCAGTGACTGGGGAGTGGGTCCCCGTATATGAGGCAAAGTTTGTAGACCCCAAGGTGGGCACAGGCGTAGTTATGTCTGTGCCTGCCCACGCGCCTTACGACTACGCCGCGCTGAGGGATTTAAACGCAGTGAGGCTAATTCCGCTGATCCGAGTCGAGGGCTATGGCGACTACCCGGCTAAGGAGGTTGTGGAGCGTATGGGGATTAAGAGCCAGACAGACCCCGCGCTTGAGGAGGCAACTAGGGAGGTTTACTCAGCGGAGTATACAAAAGGCGTTATGAGAGAAGACGTCGTTGGGCGCGTCGGCGCACACCTAAGCGAGCCTGCGAGGTCTATGCTGAGGGCTGTGTTTAAGATGTACTTCGCCGGGAGGCCCGTGAGGGAGGCGAGGGAGTTTATCTCCAAGTGGCTTGTGGAGGCCGGCATTGGCGGCGTGATGTACGACATTATGAACAAGCCGGTGTATTGCCGTTGCGGAACTGAAATCGTAGTCAAGGTTTTAGAGGATCAGTGGTTTATTAATTACGGCGAGGGGAGGTGGAAAGAGTTGGCGAGAAAACTCGTTGAGGAAATGGCTATAGTGCCGCCGGAGGCAAAGGCGCATTTCCTTGCCACAATAGACTGGCTGGACAAAAGGGCATGCGCCAGGACTAGGGGGCTGGGGACGCCGCTACCGTGGAGCGACGGGTGGGTTATCGAGAGCCTCAGCGACTCCACTATATA
It encodes the following:
- a CDS encoding ArsR/SmtB family transcription factor, which encodes MLDNVKVQILRKIATQGYTTVTDVVKDLGITWGAAQWHLFWLENNGYIKSAKINGTTIYILNCANALRKLEAIESALSKEKVVRRE
- the leuS gene encoding leucine--tRNA ligase; translated protein: MSELSSLFIKMAEKWQAKWAEARVYEPEPRPGAAKFFVTAAYPYPNGAIHIGHGRTYLIADVLARFHRHMGRVVLFPMGFHYTGTPILTIAEAIASGDATVIEEYMAIYGVPKDEIEKMGNPLYLARYFHEQSKRAMQKFGLGIDWTREFTTIDPEYQRFIQWQFEKLRERGLIVRGRHPVGWCPRHSMPVGAHDTKDDKEPEIGQWTLIYFADGEGLVFPAATLRPETVLGVTNMWINPDAEYAVIEHNGRKMVVSKDAAFRLSFQGDVRILREARGREFVGRSVQNPVTGEWVPVYEAKFVDPKVGTGVVMSVPAHAPYDYAALRDLNAVRLIPLIRVEGYGDYPAKEVVERMGIKSQTDPALEEATREVYSAEYTKGVMREDVVGRVGAHLSEPARSMLRAVFKMYFAGRPVREAREFISKWLVEAGIGGVMYDIMNKPVYCRCGTEIVVKVLEDQWFINYGEGRWKELARKLVEEMAIVPPEAKAHFLATIDWLDKRACARTRGLGTPLPWSDGWVIESLSDSTIYMAFYTVIKRIRQFGIKPEQLIKEFWDYVFLGVGTPEEVAKRTGVPPEQLKAIREEFDFWYPLDSRNSGKDLIPNHLTFFIFNHVAIFPREKWPRQIVANGWVLREGEKMSKSKRNVLPLDKAVDMYGPDPLRATLAITAEVEQDLDFRHAEAIRNAQQLMSIYSLAQRLAQTAEDRSPNWLDKWLVSEIALVLERAREAYEKVRVRQAAVEVLYNAKSVFDQYLASVERPSKLAVEAARAWAVAMEPIAPHLAEEIWSILGGEGLVVKAPWPQLRPDPVALLAKRYVDMVIDDVKRIPAFGEGVKRVVIYVNPNYAWVKAALSGDVKAVINAGAPPQAAKRVVDIVKTLGDELRGLISAVGKFDEAEALASYKNYMEKALGAPMEIYNADDPSAPDLGSKKKVALPLRPGIYIEK
- a CDS encoding NfeD family protein, which translates into the protein MDIVVSASTLGLLGGLVVLLTFFGRIPPWLGYPIGGGLLSIYVLILVVGLKASREFRKRPPPTASVVGKRGVVVEAEAGWALVKIEGAYWKAYCNGCAPGDVVEVVRVGDAGVEVRRVG
- a CDS encoding class I SAM-dependent methyltransferase, which codes for MIPLVVLALVVAAIILHLLWPFLAGRGGAYSTSSVSATEWAFRRIGVAGRRVYDLGCGYGVILALAKRMGAVPIGVEIDPLRWLICSLRCRCRVILGDMFQVPLADADVVYIFQWPSVNARLAEKFLSELRPGAYVVSYMWEVPRLKLVAYEPVLKIYIYQV